One Meriones unguiculatus strain TT.TT164.6M chromosome 5, Bangor_MerUng_6.1, whole genome shotgun sequence DNA segment encodes these proteins:
- the LOC110556290 gene encoding solute carrier family 2, facilitated glucose transporter member 3 isoform X1, which translates to MESNKQNVTPALVFAITIATIGSFQFGYNTGVINAPETLIKDFLNYTLEERLEDLPSEVLLTTLWSLCVAIFSVGGMIGSFSVGLFVNRFGRRNSMLLVNLLAIAGGCLMGFAKIAESVEMLILGRLVIGIFCGLCTGFVPMYIGEVSPTALRGAFGTLNQLGIVIGILVAQIFGLDFILGSEELWPGLLGLTIIPAILQSAALPFCPESPRFLLINKKEEDRAKEILQRLWGTQDVAQEIQEMKDESARMAQEKQVTVLELFRSSNYFQPLLISVVLQLSQQLSGINAVFYYSTGIFKDAGVQEPIYATIGAGVVNTIFTVVSLFLVERAGRRTLHMIGLGGMAVCSVFMTISLLLKDDYEAMSFVCIVAILVYVAFFEIGPGPIPWFIVAELFSQGPRPAAIAVAGCSNWTSNFLVGMLFPSAAAYLGAYVFIVFAAFLIIFLVFTFFKVPETKGRTFEDITRAFEGHAGKSSAVELNSMPMKDSPGNA; encoded by the exons GTGACCCCAGCTCTGGTGTTTGCCATTACTATTGCCACAATCGGCTCTTTCCAGTTTGGCTACAACACGGGCGTCATCAATGCACCGGAGACA CTCATAAAGGACTTTCTCAACTACACTTTGGAAGAGCGGTTGGAAGACCTACCAAGCGAGGTGCTGCTGACCACCCTCTGGTCCCTGTGCGTGGCCATCTTCTCCGTCGGTGGCATGATCGGCTCTTTTTCTGTTGGACTCTTTGTCAACCGCTTTGGCAG ACGGAACTCCATGCTCCTTGTCAACCTGCTGGCCATCGCTGGTGGCTGCCTTATGGGCTTTGCCAAGATAGCGGAGTCTGTTGAAATGTTGATCCTGGGTCGCCTGGTTATTGGCATCTTCTGTGGACTGTGCACAGGCTTTGTGCCTATGTACATTGGAGAGGTGTCTCCTACCGCCCTGCGGGGAGCATTTGGCACACTAAACCAGCTGGGCATCGTCATCGGTATTCTGGTGGCTCAG ATCTTTGGTTTGGACTTCATCCTGGGCTCTGAAGAGCTGTGGCCTGGGCTGCTGGGCCTGACCATCATTCCAGCCATCCTACAAAGCGCGGCCCTCCCGTTTTGCCCTGAAAGTCCAAGATTCTTGCTCATTAACAAGAAGGAGGAAGACCGTGCCAAGGAGA TCCTCCAGCGGTTGTGGGGCACCCAGGACGTGGCACAGGAGATCCAGGAGATGAAAGATGAGAGTGCCAGGATGGCACAGGAGAAGCAGGTCACCGTGCTGGAGCTCTTCAGGTCATCTAACTACTTCCAGCCGCTCCTCATCTCTGTCGTCCTGCAGCTGTCTCAGCAGCTCTCTGGGATCAATGCT GTGTTCTATTACTCAACAGGAATCTTCAAGGATGCAGGTGTCCAGGAGCCGATCTACGCTACCATCGGAGCGGGTGTAGTTAATACCATCTTCACCGTAGTTTCT ctgttcctggtggagagggcaggaaggagaacCCTGCACATGATAGGCCTGGGAGGCATGGCTGTGTGTTCCGTCTTCATGACGATTTCTTTGTTACTGAAG GATGATTATGAAGCCATGAGCTTTGTGTGTATTGTGGCTATCTTGGTCTATGTAGCCTTCTTTGAGATTGGACCGGGCCCCATTCCCTGGTTTATCGTAGCTGAACTCTTCAGCCAGGGCCCCCGCCCAGCCGCCATAGCAGTGGCTGGCTGTTCTAACTGGACCTCCAACTTCTTGGTTGGAATGCTCTTCCCCTCGGCTGCA GCCTACTTGGGAGCCTATGTTTTTATTGTCTTTGCTGCTTTCCTCATTATCTTCCTAGTCTTCACCTTCTTCAAAGTCCCTGAGACCAAAGGCAGGACTTTCGAGGACATTACCCGGGCCTTTGAGGGGCATGCTGGGAAAAGCTCTGCTGTTGAGCTGAACAGCATGCCTATGAAGGACTCTCCCGGCAATGCCTGA
- the LOC110556290 gene encoding solute carrier family 2, facilitated glucose transporter member 3 isoform X2: MKVTPALVFAITIATIGSFQFGYNTGVINAPETLIKDFLNYTLEERLEDLPSEVLLTTLWSLCVAIFSVGGMIGSFSVGLFVNRFGRRNSMLLVNLLAIAGGCLMGFAKIAESVEMLILGRLVIGIFCGLCTGFVPMYIGEVSPTALRGAFGTLNQLGIVIGILVAQIFGLDFILGSEELWPGLLGLTIIPAILQSAALPFCPESPRFLLINKKEEDRAKEILQRLWGTQDVAQEIQEMKDESARMAQEKQVTVLELFRSSNYFQPLLISVVLQLSQQLSGINAVFYYSTGIFKDAGVQEPIYATIGAGVVNTIFTVVSLFLVERAGRRTLHMIGLGGMAVCSVFMTISLLLKDDYEAMSFVCIVAILVYVAFFEIGPGPIPWFIVAELFSQGPRPAAIAVAGCSNWTSNFLVGMLFPSAAAYLGAYVFIVFAAFLIIFLVFTFFKVPETKGRTFEDITRAFEGHAGKSSAVELNSMPMKDSPGNA, from the exons ATGAAG GTGACCCCAGCTCTGGTGTTTGCCATTACTATTGCCACAATCGGCTCTTTCCAGTTTGGCTACAACACGGGCGTCATCAATGCACCGGAGACA CTCATAAAGGACTTTCTCAACTACACTTTGGAAGAGCGGTTGGAAGACCTACCAAGCGAGGTGCTGCTGACCACCCTCTGGTCCCTGTGCGTGGCCATCTTCTCCGTCGGTGGCATGATCGGCTCTTTTTCTGTTGGACTCTTTGTCAACCGCTTTGGCAG ACGGAACTCCATGCTCCTTGTCAACCTGCTGGCCATCGCTGGTGGCTGCCTTATGGGCTTTGCCAAGATAGCGGAGTCTGTTGAAATGTTGATCCTGGGTCGCCTGGTTATTGGCATCTTCTGTGGACTGTGCACAGGCTTTGTGCCTATGTACATTGGAGAGGTGTCTCCTACCGCCCTGCGGGGAGCATTTGGCACACTAAACCAGCTGGGCATCGTCATCGGTATTCTGGTGGCTCAG ATCTTTGGTTTGGACTTCATCCTGGGCTCTGAAGAGCTGTGGCCTGGGCTGCTGGGCCTGACCATCATTCCAGCCATCCTACAAAGCGCGGCCCTCCCGTTTTGCCCTGAAAGTCCAAGATTCTTGCTCATTAACAAGAAGGAGGAAGACCGTGCCAAGGAGA TCCTCCAGCGGTTGTGGGGCACCCAGGACGTGGCACAGGAGATCCAGGAGATGAAAGATGAGAGTGCCAGGATGGCACAGGAGAAGCAGGTCACCGTGCTGGAGCTCTTCAGGTCATCTAACTACTTCCAGCCGCTCCTCATCTCTGTCGTCCTGCAGCTGTCTCAGCAGCTCTCTGGGATCAATGCT GTGTTCTATTACTCAACAGGAATCTTCAAGGATGCAGGTGTCCAGGAGCCGATCTACGCTACCATCGGAGCGGGTGTAGTTAATACCATCTTCACCGTAGTTTCT ctgttcctggtggagagggcaggaaggagaacCCTGCACATGATAGGCCTGGGAGGCATGGCTGTGTGTTCCGTCTTCATGACGATTTCTTTGTTACTGAAG GATGATTATGAAGCCATGAGCTTTGTGTGTATTGTGGCTATCTTGGTCTATGTAGCCTTCTTTGAGATTGGACCGGGCCCCATTCCCTGGTTTATCGTAGCTGAACTCTTCAGCCAGGGCCCCCGCCCAGCCGCCATAGCAGTGGCTGGCTGTTCTAACTGGACCTCCAACTTCTTGGTTGGAATGCTCTTCCCCTCGGCTGCA GCCTACTTGGGAGCCTATGTTTTTATTGTCTTTGCTGCTTTCCTCATTATCTTCCTAGTCTTCACCTTCTTCAAAGTCCCTGAGACCAAAGGCAGGACTTTCGAGGACATTACCCGGGCCTTTGAGGGGCATGCTGGGAAAAGCTCTGCTGTTGAGCTGAACAGCATGCCTATGAAGGACTCTCCCGGCAATGCCTGA
- the LOC110556290 gene encoding solute carrier family 2, facilitated glucose transporter member 3 isoform X3, which translates to MIGSFSVGLFVNRFGRRNSMLLVNLLAIAGGCLMGFAKIAESVEMLILGRLVIGIFCGLCTGFVPMYIGEVSPTALRGAFGTLNQLGIVIGILVAQIFGLDFILGSEELWPGLLGLTIIPAILQSAALPFCPESPRFLLINKKEEDRAKEILQRLWGTQDVAQEIQEMKDESARMAQEKQVTVLELFRSSNYFQPLLISVVLQLSQQLSGINAVFYYSTGIFKDAGVQEPIYATIGAGVVNTIFTVVSLFLVERAGRRTLHMIGLGGMAVCSVFMTISLLLKDDYEAMSFVCIVAILVYVAFFEIGPGPIPWFIVAELFSQGPRPAAIAVAGCSNWTSNFLVGMLFPSAAAYLGAYVFIVFAAFLIIFLVFTFFKVPETKGRTFEDITRAFEGHAGKSSAVELNSMPMKDSPGNA; encoded by the exons ATGATCGGCTCTTTTTCTGTTGGACTCTTTGTCAACCGCTTTGGCAG ACGGAACTCCATGCTCCTTGTCAACCTGCTGGCCATCGCTGGTGGCTGCCTTATGGGCTTTGCCAAGATAGCGGAGTCTGTTGAAATGTTGATCCTGGGTCGCCTGGTTATTGGCATCTTCTGTGGACTGTGCACAGGCTTTGTGCCTATGTACATTGGAGAGGTGTCTCCTACCGCCCTGCGGGGAGCATTTGGCACACTAAACCAGCTGGGCATCGTCATCGGTATTCTGGTGGCTCAG ATCTTTGGTTTGGACTTCATCCTGGGCTCTGAAGAGCTGTGGCCTGGGCTGCTGGGCCTGACCATCATTCCAGCCATCCTACAAAGCGCGGCCCTCCCGTTTTGCCCTGAAAGTCCAAGATTCTTGCTCATTAACAAGAAGGAGGAAGACCGTGCCAAGGAGA TCCTCCAGCGGTTGTGGGGCACCCAGGACGTGGCACAGGAGATCCAGGAGATGAAAGATGAGAGTGCCAGGATGGCACAGGAGAAGCAGGTCACCGTGCTGGAGCTCTTCAGGTCATCTAACTACTTCCAGCCGCTCCTCATCTCTGTCGTCCTGCAGCTGTCTCAGCAGCTCTCTGGGATCAATGCT GTGTTCTATTACTCAACAGGAATCTTCAAGGATGCAGGTGTCCAGGAGCCGATCTACGCTACCATCGGAGCGGGTGTAGTTAATACCATCTTCACCGTAGTTTCT ctgttcctggtggagagggcaggaaggagaacCCTGCACATGATAGGCCTGGGAGGCATGGCTGTGTGTTCCGTCTTCATGACGATTTCTTTGTTACTGAAG GATGATTATGAAGCCATGAGCTTTGTGTGTATTGTGGCTATCTTGGTCTATGTAGCCTTCTTTGAGATTGGACCGGGCCCCATTCCCTGGTTTATCGTAGCTGAACTCTTCAGCCAGGGCCCCCGCCCAGCCGCCATAGCAGTGGCTGGCTGTTCTAACTGGACCTCCAACTTCTTGGTTGGAATGCTCTTCCCCTCGGCTGCA GCCTACTTGGGAGCCTATGTTTTTATTGTCTTTGCTGCTTTCCTCATTATCTTCCTAGTCTTCACCTTCTTCAAAGTCCCTGAGACCAAAGGCAGGACTTTCGAGGACATTACCCGGGCCTTTGAGGGGCATGCTGGGAAAAGCTCTGCTGTTGAGCTGAACAGCATGCCTATGAAGGACTCTCCCGGCAATGCCTGA